From the genome of Perca flavescens isolate YP-PL-M2 chromosome 12, PFLA_1.0, whole genome shotgun sequence, one region includes:
- the LOC114564891 gene encoding immunoglobulin lambda-1 light chain-like has product MLFLPAAALCCLCSALAAMATQLIQDDLTLTRRVGGDVSFNCRGTEQCDDDEVFWYQKRDTETFTRILYIMRNTGVIEKERYNHPQKDDFSAVNIQNGCKLQIQKVKLDHSATYYCSCWNVGVGLIYIFGSGTKLIVTDEPVVKPVVSVYPAASRAHLEGKSSLLCLASAMFPPLVQFSWKRRKENGPLEELPRDEGQQLEIRKSGCIASILLIHQKENSKYKYSCYVRHEGGTVEAETEQEVSTLPTSPPSLPPATSVPSQHLSTVEAQTVEAQTVEAQTEPEVSTLPPSASVPSQYQVKLFCLLYTQLIVKSLVYCCGLSLLMILRNKGPSTS; this is encoded by the exons ATGCTTTTCCTCCCAGCTGCTGCTCTGTGCTGTCTGTGTTCAG CGCTGGCTGCCATGGCAACACAGCTGATTCAGGATGATTTAACATTGACCAGGAGAGTTGGTGGAGACGTCTCCTTCAACTGTCGAGGCACTGAGCAGTGTGACGATGATGAAGTATTCTGGTACCagaagagagacacagaaacattcacaaGGATTCTGTATATTATGAGGAATACTGGTGTCATAGAGAAGGAGAGATACAATCATCCTCAGAAAGATGATTTCTCAGCTGTGAATATACAGAACGGCTGTAAGTTGCAGATCCAGAAAGTTAAACTCGATCATTCAGCCACCTACTACTGCTCCTGTTGGAA TGTGGGAGTCGGATTGATCTACATCTTTGGCTCTGGAACTAAACTGATTGTAACAG ATGAGCCGGTAGTGAAGCCCGTGGTGAGCGTGTACCCAGCAGCATCCAGAGCCCACCTGGAGGGGAAGAGCTCCCTGCTGTGTCTGGCCTCAGCCATGTTTCCTCCTCTGGTCCAGTTCTCCTGGAAAAGACGAAAGGAGAATGGTCCTCTGGAGGAGCTGCCCCGTGATGAGGGACAGCAGCTGGAGATCAGAAAGTCGGGATGCATCGCCTCCATCTTGCTGATCCATCAGAAAGAGAACAGCAAATATAAATACAGCTGCTACGTCCGGCACGAGGGGGGCACAGTGGAGGCCGaaacagaacaag AGGTTTCTACTCTTCCAACATCTCCACCATCACTTCCACCAGCCACTTCTGTCCCGTCTCAGCACCTCAGTACAGTGGAGGCCCAAACAGTGGAGGCCCAAACAGTGGAGGCCCAAACAGAACCAG aGGTTTCTACTCTTCCACCATCAGCTTCTGTCCCGTCTCAGTACCAAGTGAAGTTGTTCTGTCTGCTGTACACCCAGCTGATAGTGAAGAGTCTGGTGTACTGCTGTGGACTCTCTCTGCTGATGATCCTCAGAAACAAGGGACCATCCACCAGCTGA
- the LOC114566039 gene encoding uncharacterized protein LOC114566039: MATQLIQDDLTLTRRVGGDVSFNCRGTEQCDYNYIFWYQKRDTETFTLILYIRRDNGVIEKERYNHPQKDDFSAVNTQNSCELQIQKVKPDHSATYYCSCYKYDPHSEKCSLQPEQKPPDEQMSNSVCDRKRSGETTPKSSPAWSQLRVSPGTAQKICFSGALNSRVQSRDPEPGILWCRSASTHTHTSVGEKDQFTAESGIQLHQGTGDPVSSNTEGGEDQQARPLQDTAHSEHCPSCFTVGGRWYFIFGSGTKLIVTDEPVVKPVVSVYPAASRAHLEGKSSLLCLASAMFPPLVQFSWKRRKENGPLEELPSDEGEQLEIRESGHTASILLIHQQENSKYKYRCDVLHEGGTVEAQTEQEVSTLPPPLSQYQVKLFCLLYTQLIVKSLVYCCGLLMILRNKGPSTS, translated from the exons ATGGCAACACAGCTGATTCAGGATGATTTAACATTGACCAGGAGAGTTGGTGGAGACGTCTCCTTCAACTGTCGAGGCACTGAGCAGTGTGACTATAATTATATATTCTGGTACCagaagagagacacagaaacattcacACTGATTCTGTATATTAGGAGGGATAACGGTGTCATAGAGAAGGAGAGATACAATCATCCTCAGAAAGATGATTTCTCAGCTGTGAATACACAGAACAGCTGTGAGTTGCAGATCCAGAAAGTTAAACCCGATCATTCAGCCACCTACTACTGCTCCTGTTATAAATATGATCCCCACAGTGAGAAATGCTCCCTGCAGCCTGAACAAAAACCTCCAGATGAACAGATGTCAAACAGTGTTTGTGACAGGAAGAGATCA GGTGAAACAACACCCAAGTCCAGTCCAGCCTGGAGTCAGCTCCGGGTTTCTCCTGGCACGGCACAGAAGATCTGCTTCAGCGGGGCTTTGAATAGCCGAGTCCAGTCCAGAGATCCAGAACCAGGAATTCTGTGGTGCCGCTCTGCTTCT acacacacacacaccagtgtggGAGAAAAGGACCAGTTCACTGCAGAGTCTGGGATTCAGCTCCACCAGGGTACAGGAGATCCAGTCAGCAGCAACACCGAGGGAGGAGAAGATCAGCAAGCCAGGCCACTGCAGGACACGGCCCATTCAGAGCATTGTCCCTCCTG TTTCACTGTGGGAGGTAGATGGTACTTCATCTTTGGCTCTGGAACTAAACTGATTGTAACAG ATGAGCCGGTAGTGAAGCCCGTGGTGAGCGTGTACCCAGCAGCATCCAGAGCCCACCTGGAGGGGAAGAGCTCCCTGCTGTGTCTGGCCTCAGCCATGTTTCCTCCTCTGGTCCAGTTCTCCTGGAAAAGACGAAAGGAGAATGGTCCTCTGGAGGAGCTGCCCTCTGATGAGGGAGAACAGCTGGAGATCAGAGAGTCAGGACACACCGCCTCCATCTTGCTGATCCATCAGCAAGAGAACAGCAAATATAAATACCGCTGTGATGTCCTACATGAGGGGGGGACAGTGGAGGCCCaaacagaacaag AGGTTTCTACTCTTCCACCACCACTGTCTCAGTACCAAGTGAAGTTGTTCTGTCTGCTGTACACCCAGCTGATAGTGAAGAGTCTGGTGTACTGCTGTGGACTGCTGATGATCCTCAGAAACAAGGGACCATCCACCAGCTGA